tcatcataatcaaatttttccattactgttaacagtagtaatgcatgtttaatgataattttgttttttaaagaatgaCAACATGAATGATATTTACCTAatttttttcaggaaattttttcaatgataatttgtgaaataatacccattataatacatttttttttacaaaataggtttaattcaaatacactatttcatagtatttgtaaaggataatttttttctaataactattcaataagttaactacccagataaaatttcacggcaaaggaaaaaatatcccatggaaatattttcctccggatgaaaaaataacaactactgtgacattttttcccccggatcaaatttcaccccgATATAATTTTGGTTTACACAGGCACTTGTATctatcagtattcacctcaaaaactaacaaaacctttgaacagacttattaagaaggtaTATAGTTACGAttctgttgtcaggtcattaaagattgcatattttggcgttaatattgattcacttatagggtctttgcatcggaactaaacacattttttcaaaaaacagttgttggcatgacacgggttatgttcttctcatatatgttatgatggtatgatactaaacccctaacgggaaggattgtgcctgatgttcatatgatgaaatcataatctttcagtcagtttaattgaagtccggagctggcatgtcagttaactgctagtagtctgttgttatttatgtattattaatttattgtcattttgtttattttcttttgttacatcttctgacatcagactcaggcttctcttgaactgaattttaatgtgtgtattgttatatgtgtttacttttctacattggctagaggtataggggaagggttgagatctcacaaacatgtttaaccccgccgcatttttgcgcctgtcccaagtcaggagcctctggcctttgttcgtcttgtattattttaattttagtttcttgtgtacaatttggaaattagtatggcattcattatcactgaactagtgcatatttgtttaggggccagctgaagacgcctccgggtgcgggaatttctcgctacattcaggcctctacaataacttttttttcaacttgtcctgtaGGACAAGTACTTACCAAAATGAACTTGTCCGAATGGAATTTTACTTGTCCGAAAAATAattgtgaactttttttttcttttaaaaatatagttAATTTTTATGTTAATGGCTTGCACAAagtgaaataaaagaatataacagttatagtttatatatttattatctagTGACATCCtagtcaaattttgaaaaatggctACTGCATTTAGTCAAAAGGGTTCTAATTATCTAATTGTCATCAATGTCATCATCAGAGTGAGTCTGTTCCATGTCAGGATCTGGTAGTGCTCTCAATCCTATAAACTCGTGAGGGTTGAAGCCTGGTCTTTTCTGTCTTCCACTTGACCACCAGTGATTGAAGACTGAGTTTGTATCAAAATGATTGAGTTCAGGTCCTTCAACAGTTATGAATAGTAACATTATCAACATTTCTGGTTTTAGGGAAGATCTCCAGTCAGTCTTGACTCTTTTCATAGCAGAAAAGCCTCTTTCACACACAGCACTAGACAGAGGAAAAGAAAGAAGCAGCTCTAGTACCAAGAtcatattaataaatcttcttttCAGATCAgggtaaataaaaaaattctcaacagCCACTGTTGCCTTGTGTCTCCCTATATATGCCTTAAAATCTTTCCATTCCCCGTTTTGGTCCATGATTGCATCTAAATTACATCCATTTCTTTCTAGAATTTCATGGAAATTCTCTAACAGGTATGCCATCTCTTCATTCCCATATGTGGCTAGGTCATTTCTATCTTGTGGCCATTCACTAAAAGAAAGAATGAGTGATGCTGCCTTAAGTACTGGGTCTTTCTCCATGGGTTCAAACCTGTTGTCCAGAGCAGCAACAATCAAGTCAACTATTACTTGTTTCTGTCTTGTAAAATCTTCATCAATGTTCATGTTTGAAAGTTGAATGTCTTTATATGTACTGTTCTGGGAATCTACAGTAGCAAGAAAATTTGTCAACTCTTTGCCATTTACAGTTTTTAGTTCAATCAAAGACAGATTTGCAGTAGAAATTGCATCAAACATTGCTGACAGGGTCAGGTAATCTTGCTGAAATTTTAAACTAAGAACACTGAGTACTTTTAAAATGTCaaggaaaaaaaatactatatacaGAAACTTGTAATCTTTGAGTTTTTTGCTGATAAAGGTAGCTCTACCTTGGACTTCTGCAGATCCAGACCTAGACTCCCGAATATGTTCAAAATGTGCTAGCAATACTCTGAACTCTCTAACCAAGACTTCAAGGGCCCTGTGAATGTGTGGCAGCCATCTTGTACCTGCAAGTTTTGTGGGCTTTAACACCTTTTCTTCTAAAGCCTCACCTATCTGCCTTAACTCTCGTAAGGCCTTTGGAGAGTATTGATAGTGCTTATACAAATACTGCAGTAAATCCTGTATTTCTTTCATATGCTTGTGGTTTTTGATTGCACTATTTGCTGCCAACTCAAGCCTGTGGGCTATACAGTGTGTTATAACTAAATGTGGCACATCACGTTTAATCAAAGTGGCTATACCACCACGACATCCTAAATTTACAGAGGCTCCATCCGAACCAAAACCAATCAATTTATCCTTCCAATTGGGTATCCCATTCCTAGTGAAGGCCCCCTCAATTTCTTTCAGAATCCCCTGGGCATCTGCTTTTTCTACATCTTCTATACTGAAGTAGTGGTTAACTGGTCTTCCGTTTTCAACAAATCTCAGATAAATTAATTCATTTTCTGTGACAGAAGAGTCTGTAGCTCCATCAATCAGAATTGAATAAAAGTGCAAATCATTCTCTATTTGCATCTTCACACCTTTGAATAAGTCTTCATATATATACTGGATaaatctgaaaatatcagggatGATAGTGTGTGAAAAATcacatctataaaaaaaaaaaggagatgtggtatgatcgccaatgagacaactctctaattCTCTGACTAAAGTTAGTCACTTGTATTAAAG
The window above is part of the Mytilus edulis chromosome 6, xbMytEdul2.2, whole genome shotgun sequence genome. Proteins encoded here:
- the LOC139526636 gene encoding zinc finger protein 862-like is translated as MDLTKFGFTTTGKKKKTKDEEEYKERKKEYELKRQRTYLPSWEEEFLGLKYAVHTDDDGKVDESKSKTMICQTCNNYPDLADRNCSMFIGTSAFRKDTLVAHWKSNSHRKCEEKKKSDEVKKIEASGSCSSSQSGPLLSCVRKMEKENEDKIKKLITTAYFICKQEKPFTDFPRLIELQEVNGLDMGNFYRSDNACRRFIQYIYEDLFKGVKMQIENDLHFYSILIDGATDSSVTENELIYLRFVENGRPVNHYFSIEDVEKADAQGILKEIEGAFTRNGIPNWKDKLIGFGSDGASVNLGCRGGIATLIKRDVPHLVITHCIAHRLELAANSAIKNHKHMKEIQDLLQYLYKHYQYSPKALRELRQIGEALEEKVLKPTKLAGTRWLPHIHRALEVLVREFRVLLAHFEHIRESRSGSAEVQGRATFISKKLKDYKFLYIVFFFLDILKVLSVLSLKFQQDYLTLSAMFDAISTANLSLIELKTVNGKELTNFLATVDSQNSTYKDIQLSNMNIDEDFTRQKQVIVDLIVAALDNRFEPMEKDPVLKAASLILSFSEWPQDRNDLATYGNEEMAYLLENFHEILERNGCNLDAIMDQNGEWKDFKAYIGRHKATVAVENFFIYPDLKRRFINMILVLELLLSFPLSSAVCERGFSAMKRVKTDWRSSLKPEMLIMLLFITVEGPELNHFDTNSVFNHWWSSGRQKRPGFNPHEFIGLRALPDPDMEQTHSDDDIDDN